From Candidatus Eisenbacteria bacterium, the proteins below share one genomic window:
- a CDS encoding response regulator: MPSILIIDSDDESVRSMSDLLATRGFAVEAATNGETALAMLERRRPDVVLLDVSMPTMDGMEVLDRIRANPQLASTPVVIVTARKGDDDVLAGYKFGADYYLTKPVTPRRLLRGIGLVMGREFPE, from the coding sequence GTGCCGAGCATCCTCATCATCGACAGCGACGACGAATCGGTACGGTCGATGTCGGACCTCCTCGCGACGCGCGGTTTTGCGGTCGAGGCCGCGACCAACGGCGAGACCGCGTTGGCCATGCTCGAGCGCCGGCGCCCGGACGTCGTCCTGCTCGACGTGAGCATGCCCACCATGGACGGTATGGAGGTGCTCGATCGCATCCGCGCCAACCCGCAGCTCGCATCGACGCCCGTCGTGATCGTAACGGCCAGGAAGGGCGACGACGACGTCCTGGCGGGCTACAAGTTCGGTGCCGACTACTATCTCACCAAGCCGGTGACGCCGCGGCGGCTCCTGCGCGGCATCGGCCTGGTGATGGGTCGCGAGTTTCCGGAGTAG